From the Stigmatella aurantiaca genome, the window GGTGCGCGCGTCGGTGAGCAGTTGGCGAAGCTTGTCCATGACCTTAGCTCTCCACGACGGGCTGGTTGGGGCACTGCACCTGGATGTCCAGGCGGAAGGAGACCTTGGTGCCGTCGCGCGTCTTCTCCACCTTGCCCGGGTTGACTTCCTTGAAGCAGCGGTGGCCCTTGAGCGCGGTCGTCAGCGTGTCGATCTCCTTGGAGCTGTCCGTTTCGCCCTGGAGGATGATGCGCTCCAGGTCGATCTGGATGCGGTCCAGCTTCACCGGCACCTCGGCGGGGATGCGCTGGGTGACTTCCGCCAGCAGGTTGATGGCCGACTGCTGGGGCAGGGCCGCGGCGGGGCTCTCCACGCCGCGCAGCAGGTTGAGCGCGCGGTCGTAGTTCGTCTCGCACGTGCCGAGGATGCGCTGGGTGGTGGCGCACAGCAGCGCGTCCACCTGGGCCTCGCGCCGCGCGAGCACCGAGTTGCGCACCACGTTGCTGGCGATGAGCAGCAGCAGGATCGTCGCGGCGAAGGAGGCCAGCAGCCCCACCTTGTCCTTCACGTAGTCATAGTCGCCCTTGAAGGCGAACTCGCCACGCCGCAGGTTGAAGCGGGGCGCCTTGGCGCCAGAGGCCTGGCCGCGCAGCGCCAGCGAGTACGCCTGGGCCGCCTGGGGCTGGGCCTCGGCGGGCACCGCCGAGCTCGCCTCGTTGGGCAGGCTGAGCACCCGCGAGGGCATGTGCAGCTCCCGGCCGAGCTGCTCGGCGAGCCCCGGCATGCGCGCGGTGCCGCCGCACAGCACCACGGCGCCCACCTGGCGCCGGCTGCGCGCCGTGAAGGACTTGAAGGTGGGGCGCAGCTCCCGGAGGATCGGCTGGAGCCCCCGGAGGAAGGCCCCGGCGGCGCGCTCGGCGTCCGGCCCGTTCGCCGCGGCCACGCTGGCCATCGCCCCGTGCACCTCTTTCCACTGGTGCGCCTCGGGCAGTGGCGTCTGGAACTCGGTGGCCAGCGCGCGGCTCAGGTCCTTGCCGCCCCCGGAGAAGGTGCGGGCGAACTCCAGCCCCACCCCCGGCCGGCCAATGGCCACCGTGGTGCGCTCGTGGCCAATGTCCACCACGGCCACCGCCTCCGCCGCGTCCAGCCCCTCGAAGGCCGTGGGGAGCTGGAGGAAGAGGTTCTGGTAGGTGATGCCCGGGTGGGTGACGATGCGCGGGGTGATGTTCAGCCCGGTGAGCGTCCCCAGCAGCGAGGACAGCTCCTCCTTGCGCACCACGCCCACCAGCACGTCGCTGGCCGTCTTGTTGTCCTTCTGGCCCGTCACCTGGTAGTCGAAGACGACGTCCGACAAGTCGAAGGGCAGCTGGCTCTCCACCTCGAAGGGCAGGGCGGCCTCGATGCGCTTCGGGTCACCGAAGGGCAGGGTGAAGGTGTGCGTCATCAGCGCGGGGCCGGGCAGGGCGACGATGACCTGGTCGGCCTGGAGCGCGGGGTTGGCCATCAGCTCCTGCAGGGCCGCCTTCAGCGTCTCGGTCCGGTCTCCCTCCGCGCGGCGCACCTCGGCGTAGGCCTTGGTGGCGTATCCCCTCATGTTCGACTCGAACAGCACGCCCTTCACGGCGTAGCTGCCGAGGTCCAGGCCGAGAATCCGGGCCATTGTTTATTCCTCTCTCCAGTACAGGAGCCGGCCGAGCGTGTCGTCGAGCCGGACCACGGCGGTGAGCGTCTTCTGGACGCTGCCCGCCTCTCCCACGGATTTGATGGTGAAAGTCTGGCTCTTGTCACCCACGAGCCGGTTGTTGTTCGCCGCGTTGCGGTTCACCGAGGGGTTGACGCTCGGGTTGATGGGCACCCCGGCGGCGGCGACGATGTTGACGAAGTCCGCCACGGACATGCCCATGAAGCTGAACATGCGCGCGGTACGAATCTGGGTAATCAGCTCCTGGATGAACACCGGATCCTGCAGCCGCGGGTCTGGCTTCGTCTGATCCGCCACGGACAGGATGGCCATGTACATCATCATCGGATCATCCGTGTTGATGTTGGGCCGGGAGTTGATGTCCGGGTAGACGGTGAGCCGGTCGCGGAACGCGGCCATGAAGCGGTCCGTCACCCCATGCACCCGGTAGAGCTCATCCAGGCTGTCGAAGCGGGCGTTCTTCGGCTCGTAGCGCGGCTCGAACCGGTCGTAGTGCATGCCCTCGTCGGCGAAGCCGGAGGCGAACGGGTTGACGGGGTCCACCAGGTTGAGGCCCGACTGTCCCTCGTCCTCGTCCACCCAGTCCTTGAGCGCGATGACGACGTCCTTGGGCGTGACGCGCACCTTGTTGGAGTCCTCCTTCTCGAAGAGGAACTCGAAGCGCTTGTCGCCAAACAGGTCCATCATGCGCGCCGCGGTGGGCAGCGCATCCGTGGCCAGCGACGAGAGCCGGTGCACGTTGAGCTTCTCCTCCTCGTCGCTGATGCTCGCGAGGAAGCAGCCCTCGAAGCCGCCGAAGGAGCGCCGGATGGGGGCCGCGGACAGCTCCGCGCCCTCGCCCTCGCCCTCGTCCTCGTCCATCTGGAAGTTCGAGTCCTGGGCGGGCGCGCCCTCCGCGGAGGTGTCGCTGTTCACCAGCCCCTTGAGCATGTGGCAGTCCACACGCGCCAGCTTCCAGAGCTGGATGTTGAGCGAGGAGGCGCTCGGCGTGCCCGCGGCGGGCGCGGCGCCGCCCAGGGCCGCCTGCATCATCCCGCCGAGGTTCGGAATGGGCGTCTGGTCCACCTGCCGCTGGAAGCGCAGGAGGAGCCGGCCGAGCGCGATGCCGGAGCGCGCCATGTAGAAGGCCCGCACCTCGTCGCGCTGGTTGGCCGCCAGCTGCAGGTCCACCCGCGTGTTGTAGGCGAACTCGGTGGCCACCACCGTGAGCAGGGTGATGGAGACGACGGCGATGATGAGCGCCACGCCGCGCGTGCGCTGGGCCCTGGAGGCCTTCTGGGAGAAGTGTCCGCGCATCAGAACCTCGGCAGCTCCGTGTTCAACATGATCCGGGCCTGGGTGGTGTAACGCGCTTCCTTGCCGTTTTCGTCCAGGGCCGTCACGGTGATGCGCACCCGGGTGGGCAGGATGGACTTGCGCTCATTGCGGCGCGTGTCCCACTCGTCCTCCCACTCCTTGCGCTCGGAGTCCCAGTAGGCGAACTCCACCTTCTTCACGCCCTCGAAGAGCACGTCCGTGGTGCCCCCGCGGTCCATCCGCTCGCCGATGTTGGGGTTTACCCGCCGCTTCAGGTCCTGCCGGCCCCGTGCCGTCTTCTCCGTGGAGTTCTCCACGAAGTACTCCACCACCGCCTGGTCGGACTCCTTGGAGTCCGTGTAGAGGCGCTGGTGCGAGAAGGTGGTGAACAGCAGCCGGTCCTCCTCGCCCACGAAGTTGGTGGGCCGGTCGTTGGCGTCCCGGTAGCGCTTGGGATCATACCGGTCGCTGACGAACGCCGAGCCCACCTCGCGCGCCATGCGGTTGAGTGCGATGCGCACCATGCGGTAGCGCTCCGCCTCGCCCTCCACCAGCTCCTTGGCGCGGAAGCCCGTCTGGAAGGCCATGGACACGATGGTGCCGATGAGCGCGGTGATGGCCACCGCCACCATCACCTCCATCAGCGTGAAGCCCCGGAGCGCGCGCCTCATCGGATGGCCCCCTGGTTCGGCAAGGAGGGATTGCCATTCGGGTTGAGTCCACCCGGATTGATGCCGCCCGGATTGATGCCACCGGGGTTGGTGCCGCCCGGGTTGGTGCCCGTGGCGCTGCCGTTGCGGTCCGAGCCCGGCCCCAGCGACACCATGTGCGTCACCACGTCGATGCTCTCCACCTGGTTGCCTTCCTTCCAGGTGACGGTGAGGTGCACCTCGCGCACGGCCTTGGTGAGCTGGTCCACCATCTGGGTGAACATGGGCTGCGCCATGCCCATGGCCATGCCCGCCATGCCCCCGCCGGCCGGCGTCTGGCCACTGGGCAGGTTGGTGCCCTGGCCGTCCTTGCCCGAGGAGCCACCAAACATGGCGCCCAGGCCGCCCAGGTCTCCCATGTCACCGATGGGCAGGTTGAAGATGGCGCCGATGAGCTGGTCGGGCGAGACGCCGTCCGTCTTGGGCGCGATGATCTTCGCGCGCCACTTGAAGCGGGGCCAGCCCTCCTCGGAGAAGTCGCCGGACTCCTCGTCATCGTCCACGGAGAAGCCGTCGTCGTAGAGCTGCTGCTCCAGGTCCGTCATCTTCGAGCGGGCCAGGAGCGAGGCCACCGTGAGGTGCTTGCTGTAGACGTGGTTGGAGACGGCGCCGGAGTTGAGATCGAAGATGGCCATGAGCGCCAGGGCCAGGATGGCCAGCGCCACGACGGTCTCCAGCAGGGTGAAGCCGCGGGTGCGCTTCATGACTTGGGCACCTCCAGCTCCTCGCCCGCCACCATCACCTTGCCGGTGAGTGGCGAGAGGCTGAGCGTCCAGACGTTGTCCCCCTGGCGCACGTACACCTGGGCCTTCTCCGTGTAGCCCTGGGGGAAGAAGTAGAGGTAGGCCACGCCCTCGTCCACCGGCTCCTTCTGCTGGCGCGTCCACACCGAGAGGCTCACGCTGCTGGGCAGCTCCCGCGGCGCCAGCTCCTCGCTGGTGTAGCTGGAGAAGCGCGCCGCCTCCTCCACCCGGTTCTGCTCCTGCGCCATCAGCTCCTGGAGGCTCGGGGCCCCGCCGCTGTTGGAGGAGGTGAAGTTGCGCCGCTCGTCGGCGCCGTAGCGGGCCTCGTCCTCGCGCGAGCGGTTCTCCGTCTTGAGGGCCTCGTCCCGGTCGCGCGCCGTGGTGACGCCGCCCGCGGCGCACTCGGCGTGGTAGCGCACCACCTCCTCGCTCTTGGGGTTGGGCAGCTCGAACACCAACCGGCACGTCTTTCCCGACAGCGCGGCCGTGTCGTAGAGCGAGCGGATGATGCCCGCGAGCTCCGCCGCGGCCGCCTTGGCCTTGCTGCCGGTGATGGCGCCCACGCTCGTCACCACCGCGGAGAAGAGCACCGCGGCGATGAGCAGCGCGATGGCGATCTCGATGAGCGTCAGCCCGCGCTCTGCACGTCTCATGGCCGCGTCTCCTCGAGCCCGCCGCTGGTGACATCCGCGGCGTCTCCCTCTCCCCCCGGTACCCCGTCCGAGCCATAGGAGATGATGCCGGCGCGCGCGTCGTTCATCCGGTACACGTACGGGTTGCCCCACGGGTCCATGGGCGGGGTGTCCATCACCTTGGCCTGGATGAGCGGGGTGAAGCCCTCGGCCTCGGTGGGAAAGCGCCCCGTGGCGCGGTGGAA encodes:
- the pilM gene encoding pilus assembly protein PilM; the protein is MARILGLDLGSYAVKGVLFESNMRGYATKAYAEVRRAEGDRTETLKAALQELMANPALQADQVIVALPGPALMTHTFTLPFGDPKRIEAALPFEVESQLPFDLSDVVFDYQVTGQKDNKTASDVLVGVVRKEELSSLLGTLTGLNITPRIVTHPGITYQNLFLQLPTAFEGLDAAEAVAVVDIGHERTTVAIGRPGVGLEFARTFSGGGKDLSRALATEFQTPLPEAHQWKEVHGAMASVAAANGPDAERAAGAFLRGLQPILRELRPTFKSFTARSRRQVGAVVLCGGTARMPGLAEQLGRELHMPSRVLSLPNEASSAVPAEAQPQAAQAYSLALRGQASGAKAPRFNLRRGEFAFKGDYDYVKDKVGLLASFAATILLLLIASNVVRNSVLARREAQVDALLCATTQRILGTCETNYDRALNLLRGVESPAAALPQQSAINLLAEVTQRIPAEVPVKLDRIQIDLERIILQGETDSSKEIDTLTTALKGHRCFKEVNPGKVEKTRDGTKVSFRLDIQVQCPNQPVVES
- a CDS encoding general secretion pathway protein GspK, yielding MRGHFSQKASRAQRTRGVALIIAVVSITLLTVVATEFAYNTRVDLQLAANQRDEVRAFYMARSGIALGRLLLRFQRQVDQTPIPNLGGMMQAALGGAAPAAGTPSASSLNIQLWKLARVDCHMLKGLVNSDTSAEGAPAQDSNFQMDEDEGEGEGAELSAAPIRRSFGGFEGCFLASISDEEEKLNVHRLSSLATDALPTAARMMDLFGDKRFEFLFEKEDSNKVRVTPKDVVIALKDWVDEDEGQSGLNLVDPVNPFASGFADEGMHYDRFEPRYEPKNARFDSLDELYRVHGVTDRFMAAFRDRLTVYPDINSRPNINTDDPMMMYMAILSVADQTKPDPRLQDPVFIQELITQIRTARMFSFMGMSVADFVNIVAAAGVPINPSVNPSVNRNAANNNRLVGDKSQTFTIKSVGEAGSVQKTLTAVVRLDDTLGRLLYWREE
- a CDS encoding type II secretion system protein GspJ, which translates into the protein MRRALRGFTLMEVMVAVAITALIGTIVSMAFQTGFRAKELVEGEAERYRMVRIALNRMAREVGSAFVSDRYDPKRYRDANDRPTNFVGEEDRLLFTTFSHQRLYTDSKESDQAVVEYFVENSTEKTARGRQDLKRRVNPNIGERMDRGGTTDVLFEGVKKVEFAYWDSERKEWEDEWDTRRNERKSILPTRVRITVTALDENGKEARYTTQARIMLNTELPRF
- a CDS encoding prepilin-type N-terminal cleavage/methylation domain-containing protein; translation: MKRTRGFTLLETVVALAILALALMAIFDLNSGAVSNHVYSKHLTVASLLARSKMTDLEQQLYDDGFSVDDDEESGDFSEEGWPRFKWRAKIIAPKTDGVSPDQLIGAIFNLPIGDMGDLGGLGAMFGGSSGKDGQGTNLPSGQTPAGGGMAGMAMGMAQPMFTQMVDQLTKAVREVHLTVTWKEGNQVESIDVVTHMVSLGPGSDRNGSATGTNPGGTNPGGINPGGINPGGLNPNGNPSLPNQGAIR
- a CDS encoding pilus assembly FimT family protein yields the protein MRRAERGLTLIEIAIALLIAAVLFSAVVTSVGAITGSKAKAAAAELAGIIRSLYDTAALSGKTCRLVFELPNPKSEEVVRYHAECAAGGVTTARDRDEALKTENRSREDEARYGADERRNFTSSNSGGAPSLQELMAQEQNRVEEAARFSSYTSEELAPRELPSSVSLSVWTRQQKEPVDEGVAYLYFFPQGYTEKAQVYVRQGDNVWTLSLSPLTGKVMVAGEELEVPKS
- a CDS encoding type II secretion system protein GspG, which produces MAMAEHVSPQPPVSTAHPARVGRIALAIVFFLGTALAFGLVYLTQDDALGQKQRRARAQIRRLEGYFQAFHRATGRFPTEAEGFTPLIQAKVMDTPPMDPWGNPYVYRMNDARAGIISYGSDGVPGGEGDAADVTSGGLEETRP